In the Acanthopagrus latus isolate v.2019 chromosome 23, fAcaLat1.1, whole genome shotgun sequence genome, one interval contains:
- the mylk5 gene encoding myosin light chain kinase, smooth muscle isoform X1 yields MNGDASKQRYVSTFRMHIKSPRASPAPENGPGTVDATRTDTGSLNISSCKRLDPPVFVEPLEDCCVDEGADIKLRGVITGSQPIKVSWLHNGEVARFGKPSFNGREVSFVVTESLPEDAGAYTCLAVNSAGKTSCCAAVFVRVSFLMFCGVFSLPFLFLKTNPDFETIYSLQNRVASIPTSASKSLTENGRSPQPPREELQRFSGSTCTSPTGSDKLSPVSAPREVIPKKRANSVTGPVLRFEKPPRHVKVEVGQTARVTCSFAGSPPVVSCWIRNKEQIVDGPELWAENTDLSTTLVIAEAKPQHTGRYTVVVRDRKNSAQHTLTLSVIERPQPPSSCPVISPISATSLVLSWSGPCYDGGSAVLGYVVEVKNQGRVESGDWSELTAQCKSTSYKVSSGLLPQQEYCFRVRAYNEVGASEPGPVSPVFRMEQKDLNKPQEEEAPQAFTSVTIDSSHKVTDHFHLQEKLGMGKFGLVFKLTHKETGRVCAGKFYKGRRAKEREAARKEIELMNYLHHPKLVQCLAAYDHKPEMVMVMEFIAGGELFERIVDDNFEHTEPASVRYMQQILEGIAYMHQQNIIHLDLKPENIVCVDTTGTSIKIIDFGLASRLDGNTPLKVMHGTPEFVAPEVISFEPVCLATDMWSIGVICYILLSGESPFQGNSDAETLALVTAAQWEFDEESFDEITEEAKNFISSLLSKDTRRRMSCEEALAHPWMAAFDSGDLTNTKNLSKEKMKRFLARQKWKKAGKALLALKRMALLSKSDSTTSPTSPGEDSPLSPEAEHALQSLERKMQGPPQFTQSLEDQTVTQGSSARLSCHLTGYPDPEVVWLCGEEPVEESPSVQIEYEEDGRCTLVLAKAGPGDTNIYTCRATNDHGETSCSAKLTVQK; encoded by the exons ATGAATGGTGATGCCAGCAAACAGCGTTATGTGTCAACCTTCAGGATGCACATCAAGTCGCCCCGTGCATCTCCTGCACCAGAGAACGGGCCGGGAACTGTTGACGCTACACGCACTGACACAG GGTCTCTTAACATCTCCTCATGCAAACGCCTGGATCCACCCGTCTTCGTAGAGCCCCTGGAGGACTGCTGCGTGGACGAAGGAGCTGACATCAAACTGCGCGGGGTTATCACGGGGAGTCAGCCAATCAAAGTGTCGTGGTTACACAATG GTGAAGTGGCCCGTTTCGGGAAACCTTCCTTCAATGGCAGGGAGGTGAGTTTTGTGGTGACAGAGTCCTTGCCAGAAGATGCCGGGGCCTACACCTGCCTGGCAGTTAACAGCGCGGGGAAGACATCCTGCTGCGCCGCTGTGTTCGTCAGAG TTTCATTTCTGATGTTCTGCGgggttttctctctccctttcctcttTCTGAAAACCAATCCAGACTTTGAAACTATCTACAGTCTGCAGAACCGCGTCGCAAGTATCCCCACTTCTGCATCCAAGAGCCTTACAGAGAATGGAAGGTCACCACAGCCTCCCAGAGAAGAGCTACAGAGGTTCAGTGGATCGACTTGTACTTCCCCTACAGGCTCTGATAAGCTTAGCCCCGTCTCAGCGCCAAgag AAGTCATCCCAAAGAAGAGAGCCAACTCAGTAACAG gtcCGGTGTTACGCTTTGAAAAACCTCCACGGCACGTTAAGGTGGAGGTGGGACAAACTGCACGGGTGACCTGTTCTTTTGCTGGCAGTCCTCCTGTGGTGTCGTGTTGGAtcagaaacaaagaacag ATAGTAGATGGTCCTGAGCTTTGGGCAGAAAACACAGACCTCAGCACCACACTGGTGATAGCAGAAGCCAAGCCACAGCATACAGGTCGCTACACTGTTGTAGTGAGGGATCGAAAGAACTCTGCACAGCACACGCTCACCCTTTCTGTCATAG AGAGGCCccagcctccttcctcctgtccCGTGATCTCCCCCATCTCTGCCACCAGCCTTGTGCTGTCCTGGTCGGGCCCCTGCTACGACGGAGGCAGTGCCGTCCTGGGTTATGTGGTCGAGGTAAAGAACCAAGGACGCGTTGAGTCTGGGGACTGGAGCGAGCTCACTGCCCAGTGTAAGAGCACCTCTTACAAAGTGAGCTCGGGGCTGCTGCCTCAACAGGAATATTGTTTCAGAGTGAGAGCCTACAACGAGGTGGGAGCAAGTGAGCCAGGACCAGTGTCGCCGGTGTTCAGGATGGAGCAGAAAG ATTTAAACAAaccgcaggaggaggaggccccACAAGCCTTTACCAGTGTCACTATTGATTCTTCCCACAAAGTCACAGATCACTTCCATTTGCAGGAGAAACTGGGAAT GGGAAAGTTCGGCCTGGTGTTCAAGTTAACCCACAAAGAAACAGGACGTGTGTGCGCTGGGAAGTTCTACAAAGGCCGACGTGCCAAGGAGAGGGAGGCTGCCCGTAAAGAGATAGAGCTGATGAACTACCTCCACCACCCCAAACTGGTCCAGTGCCTCGCAGCTTACGATCACAAGCCGGAGATGGTCATGGTCATGGAGTT TATCGCGGGCGGGGAACTGTTTGAGCGCATCGTTGACGACAACTTCGAGCACACAGAACCGGCCAGTGTGCGCTACATGCAGCAGATCTTGGAGGGGATCGCCTACATGCATCAGCAGAACATCATCCATCTGGACCTCAAACctgaaaacattgtgtgtgttgaCACCACCGGTACCTCCATCAAGATCATTGATTTCGGATTGGCCAGCAGGCTCG aTGGCAACACGCCTCTGAAGGTGATGCACGGGACTCCAGAGTTTGTGGCACCTGAAGTGATCAGCTTTGAGCCCGTGTGTTTGGCCACTGACATGTGGAGCATCGGTGTCATCTGTTACATACT GCTGAGTGGTGAGTCTCCCTTCCAGGGTAACAGCGATGCAGAGACCCTGGCTTTGgttacagcagcacagtgggAGTTTGATGAGGAGAGCTTTGATGAGATTACAGAGGAGGCCAAAAATTTCATCAGCTCCTTGCTCAGCAAGGACACCAG GCGGAGGATGTCCTGTGAGGAGGCACTTGCCCACCCTTGGATGGCAGCATTTGACTCTGGAGATCTCACCAATACCAAGAATCTTTCcaaagagaagatgaaaagGTTTCTGGCCAGGCAGAAGTGGAAG AAAGCAGGTAAGGCCTTGTTGGCCTTGAAGAGGATGGCGCTGCTGTCTAAAAGTGACAGCACCACATCTCCTACCAGCCCTGGGGAAG ACTCACCCCTGAGCCCGGAGGCAGAGCATGCCCTGCAGTCTCTTGAGCGCAAGATGCAGGGCCCACCCCAGTTCACCCAGAGCCTGGAGGACCAGACTGTAACTCAGGGATCCAGTGCCCGTCTGTCATGTCACCTCACAG GATATCCTGACCCTGAGGTAGTGTGGCTGTGTGGGGAAGAGCCGGTGGAGGAGTCGCCCTCAGTGCAGATAGAGTACGAGGAAGATGGCCGTTGTACCCTGGTCCTAGCCAAAGCTGGCCCAGGTGACACCAACATTTACACCTGTCGAGCCACCAATGACCATGGAGAGACTTCCTGCTCAGCCAAACTCACTGTTCAAAAGTAG
- the mylk5 gene encoding myosin light chain kinase, smooth muscle isoform X3 has protein sequence MAGEVARFGKPSFNGREVSFVVTESLPEDAGAYTCLAVNSAGKTSCCAAVFVRVSFLMFCGVFSLPFLFLKTNPDFETIYSLQNRVASIPTSASKSLTENGRSPQPPREELQRFSGSTCTSPTGSDKLSPVSAPREVIPKKRANSVTGPVLRFEKPPRHVKVEVGQTARVTCSFAGSPPVVSCWIRNKEQIVDGPELWAENTDLSTTLVIAEAKPQHTGRYTVVVRDRKNSAQHTLTLSVIERPQPPSSCPVISPISATSLVLSWSGPCYDGGSAVLGYVVEVKNQGRVESGDWSELTAQCKSTSYKVSSGLLPQQEYCFRVRAYNEVGASEPGPVSPVFRMEQKDLNKPQEEEAPQAFTSVTIDSSHKVTDHFHLQEKLGMGKFGLVFKLTHKETGRVCAGKFYKGRRAKEREAARKEIELMNYLHHPKLVQCLAAYDHKPEMVMVMEFIAGGELFERIVDDNFEHTEPASVRYMQQILEGIAYMHQQNIIHLDLKPENIVCVDTTGTSIKIIDFGLASRLDGNTPLKVMHGTPEFVAPEVISFEPVCLATDMWSIGVICYILLSGESPFQGNSDAETLALVTAAQWEFDEESFDEITEEAKNFISSLLSKDTRRRMSCEEALAHPWMAAFDSGDLTNTKNLSKEKMKRFLARQKWKKAGKALLALKRMALLSKSDSTTSPTSPGEDSPLSPEAEHALQSLERKMQGPPQFTQSLEDQTVTQGSSARLSCHLTGYPDPEVVWLCGEEPVEESPSVQIEYEEDGRCTLVLAKAGPGDTNIYTCRATNDHGETSCSAKLTVQK, from the exons ATG GCAGGTGAAGTGGCCCGTTTCGGGAAACCTTCCTTCAATGGCAGGGAGGTGAGTTTTGTGGTGACAGAGTCCTTGCCAGAAGATGCCGGGGCCTACACCTGCCTGGCAGTTAACAGCGCGGGGAAGACATCCTGCTGCGCCGCTGTGTTCGTCAGAG TTTCATTTCTGATGTTCTGCGgggttttctctctccctttcctcttTCTGAAAACCAATCCAGACTTTGAAACTATCTACAGTCTGCAGAACCGCGTCGCAAGTATCCCCACTTCTGCATCCAAGAGCCTTACAGAGAATGGAAGGTCACCACAGCCTCCCAGAGAAGAGCTACAGAGGTTCAGTGGATCGACTTGTACTTCCCCTACAGGCTCTGATAAGCTTAGCCCCGTCTCAGCGCCAAgag AAGTCATCCCAAAGAAGAGAGCCAACTCAGTAACAG gtcCGGTGTTACGCTTTGAAAAACCTCCACGGCACGTTAAGGTGGAGGTGGGACAAACTGCACGGGTGACCTGTTCTTTTGCTGGCAGTCCTCCTGTGGTGTCGTGTTGGAtcagaaacaaagaacag ATAGTAGATGGTCCTGAGCTTTGGGCAGAAAACACAGACCTCAGCACCACACTGGTGATAGCAGAAGCCAAGCCACAGCATACAGGTCGCTACACTGTTGTAGTGAGGGATCGAAAGAACTCTGCACAGCACACGCTCACCCTTTCTGTCATAG AGAGGCCccagcctccttcctcctgtccCGTGATCTCCCCCATCTCTGCCACCAGCCTTGTGCTGTCCTGGTCGGGCCCCTGCTACGACGGAGGCAGTGCCGTCCTGGGTTATGTGGTCGAGGTAAAGAACCAAGGACGCGTTGAGTCTGGGGACTGGAGCGAGCTCACTGCCCAGTGTAAGAGCACCTCTTACAAAGTGAGCTCGGGGCTGCTGCCTCAACAGGAATATTGTTTCAGAGTGAGAGCCTACAACGAGGTGGGAGCAAGTGAGCCAGGACCAGTGTCGCCGGTGTTCAGGATGGAGCAGAAAG ATTTAAACAAaccgcaggaggaggaggccccACAAGCCTTTACCAGTGTCACTATTGATTCTTCCCACAAAGTCACAGATCACTTCCATTTGCAGGAGAAACTGGGAAT GGGAAAGTTCGGCCTGGTGTTCAAGTTAACCCACAAAGAAACAGGACGTGTGTGCGCTGGGAAGTTCTACAAAGGCCGACGTGCCAAGGAGAGGGAGGCTGCCCGTAAAGAGATAGAGCTGATGAACTACCTCCACCACCCCAAACTGGTCCAGTGCCTCGCAGCTTACGATCACAAGCCGGAGATGGTCATGGTCATGGAGTT TATCGCGGGCGGGGAACTGTTTGAGCGCATCGTTGACGACAACTTCGAGCACACAGAACCGGCCAGTGTGCGCTACATGCAGCAGATCTTGGAGGGGATCGCCTACATGCATCAGCAGAACATCATCCATCTGGACCTCAAACctgaaaacattgtgtgtgttgaCACCACCGGTACCTCCATCAAGATCATTGATTTCGGATTGGCCAGCAGGCTCG aTGGCAACACGCCTCTGAAGGTGATGCACGGGACTCCAGAGTTTGTGGCACCTGAAGTGATCAGCTTTGAGCCCGTGTGTTTGGCCACTGACATGTGGAGCATCGGTGTCATCTGTTACATACT GCTGAGTGGTGAGTCTCCCTTCCAGGGTAACAGCGATGCAGAGACCCTGGCTTTGgttacagcagcacagtgggAGTTTGATGAGGAGAGCTTTGATGAGATTACAGAGGAGGCCAAAAATTTCATCAGCTCCTTGCTCAGCAAGGACACCAG GCGGAGGATGTCCTGTGAGGAGGCACTTGCCCACCCTTGGATGGCAGCATTTGACTCTGGAGATCTCACCAATACCAAGAATCTTTCcaaagagaagatgaaaagGTTTCTGGCCAGGCAGAAGTGGAAG AAAGCAGGTAAGGCCTTGTTGGCCTTGAAGAGGATGGCGCTGCTGTCTAAAAGTGACAGCACCACATCTCCTACCAGCCCTGGGGAAG ACTCACCCCTGAGCCCGGAGGCAGAGCATGCCCTGCAGTCTCTTGAGCGCAAGATGCAGGGCCCACCCCAGTTCACCCAGAGCCTGGAGGACCAGACTGTAACTCAGGGATCCAGTGCCCGTCTGTCATGTCACCTCACAG GATATCCTGACCCTGAGGTAGTGTGGCTGTGTGGGGAAGAGCCGGTGGAGGAGTCGCCCTCAGTGCAGATAGAGTACGAGGAAGATGGCCGTTGTACCCTGGTCCTAGCCAAAGCTGGCCCAGGTGACACCAACATTTACACCTGTCGAGCCACCAATGACCATGGAGAGACTTCCTGCTCAGCCAAACTCACTGTTCAAAAGTAG
- the mylk5 gene encoding myosin light chain kinase, smooth muscle isoform X2: MNGDASKQRYVSTFRMHIKSPRASPAPENGPGTVDATRTDTGSLNISSCKRLDPPVFVEPLEDCCVDEGADIKLRGVITGSQPIKVSWLHNGEVARFGKPSFNGREVSFVVTESLPEDAGAYTCLAVNSAGKTSCCAAVFVRDFETIYSLQNRVASIPTSASKSLTENGRSPQPPREELQRFSGSTCTSPTGSDKLSPVSAPREVIPKKRANSVTGPVLRFEKPPRHVKVEVGQTARVTCSFAGSPPVVSCWIRNKEQIVDGPELWAENTDLSTTLVIAEAKPQHTGRYTVVVRDRKNSAQHTLTLSVIERPQPPSSCPVISPISATSLVLSWSGPCYDGGSAVLGYVVEVKNQGRVESGDWSELTAQCKSTSYKVSSGLLPQQEYCFRVRAYNEVGASEPGPVSPVFRMEQKDLNKPQEEEAPQAFTSVTIDSSHKVTDHFHLQEKLGMGKFGLVFKLTHKETGRVCAGKFYKGRRAKEREAARKEIELMNYLHHPKLVQCLAAYDHKPEMVMVMEFIAGGELFERIVDDNFEHTEPASVRYMQQILEGIAYMHQQNIIHLDLKPENIVCVDTTGTSIKIIDFGLASRLDGNTPLKVMHGTPEFVAPEVISFEPVCLATDMWSIGVICYILLSGESPFQGNSDAETLALVTAAQWEFDEESFDEITEEAKNFISSLLSKDTRRRMSCEEALAHPWMAAFDSGDLTNTKNLSKEKMKRFLARQKWKKAGKALLALKRMALLSKSDSTTSPTSPGEDSPLSPEAEHALQSLERKMQGPPQFTQSLEDQTVTQGSSARLSCHLTGYPDPEVVWLCGEEPVEESPSVQIEYEEDGRCTLVLAKAGPGDTNIYTCRATNDHGETSCSAKLTVQK; encoded by the exons ATGAATGGTGATGCCAGCAAACAGCGTTATGTGTCAACCTTCAGGATGCACATCAAGTCGCCCCGTGCATCTCCTGCACCAGAGAACGGGCCGGGAACTGTTGACGCTACACGCACTGACACAG GGTCTCTTAACATCTCCTCATGCAAACGCCTGGATCCACCCGTCTTCGTAGAGCCCCTGGAGGACTGCTGCGTGGACGAAGGAGCTGACATCAAACTGCGCGGGGTTATCACGGGGAGTCAGCCAATCAAAGTGTCGTGGTTACACAATG GTGAAGTGGCCCGTTTCGGGAAACCTTCCTTCAATGGCAGGGAGGTGAGTTTTGTGGTGACAGAGTCCTTGCCAGAAGATGCCGGGGCCTACACCTGCCTGGCAGTTAACAGCGCGGGGAAGACATCCTGCTGCGCCGCTGTGTTCGTCAGAG ACTTTGAAACTATCTACAGTCTGCAGAACCGCGTCGCAAGTATCCCCACTTCTGCATCCAAGAGCCTTACAGAGAATGGAAGGTCACCACAGCCTCCCAGAGAAGAGCTACAGAGGTTCAGTGGATCGACTTGTACTTCCCCTACAGGCTCTGATAAGCTTAGCCCCGTCTCAGCGCCAAgag AAGTCATCCCAAAGAAGAGAGCCAACTCAGTAACAG gtcCGGTGTTACGCTTTGAAAAACCTCCACGGCACGTTAAGGTGGAGGTGGGACAAACTGCACGGGTGACCTGTTCTTTTGCTGGCAGTCCTCCTGTGGTGTCGTGTTGGAtcagaaacaaagaacag ATAGTAGATGGTCCTGAGCTTTGGGCAGAAAACACAGACCTCAGCACCACACTGGTGATAGCAGAAGCCAAGCCACAGCATACAGGTCGCTACACTGTTGTAGTGAGGGATCGAAAGAACTCTGCACAGCACACGCTCACCCTTTCTGTCATAG AGAGGCCccagcctccttcctcctgtccCGTGATCTCCCCCATCTCTGCCACCAGCCTTGTGCTGTCCTGGTCGGGCCCCTGCTACGACGGAGGCAGTGCCGTCCTGGGTTATGTGGTCGAGGTAAAGAACCAAGGACGCGTTGAGTCTGGGGACTGGAGCGAGCTCACTGCCCAGTGTAAGAGCACCTCTTACAAAGTGAGCTCGGGGCTGCTGCCTCAACAGGAATATTGTTTCAGAGTGAGAGCCTACAACGAGGTGGGAGCAAGTGAGCCAGGACCAGTGTCGCCGGTGTTCAGGATGGAGCAGAAAG ATTTAAACAAaccgcaggaggaggaggccccACAAGCCTTTACCAGTGTCACTATTGATTCTTCCCACAAAGTCACAGATCACTTCCATTTGCAGGAGAAACTGGGAAT GGGAAAGTTCGGCCTGGTGTTCAAGTTAACCCACAAAGAAACAGGACGTGTGTGCGCTGGGAAGTTCTACAAAGGCCGACGTGCCAAGGAGAGGGAGGCTGCCCGTAAAGAGATAGAGCTGATGAACTACCTCCACCACCCCAAACTGGTCCAGTGCCTCGCAGCTTACGATCACAAGCCGGAGATGGTCATGGTCATGGAGTT TATCGCGGGCGGGGAACTGTTTGAGCGCATCGTTGACGACAACTTCGAGCACACAGAACCGGCCAGTGTGCGCTACATGCAGCAGATCTTGGAGGGGATCGCCTACATGCATCAGCAGAACATCATCCATCTGGACCTCAAACctgaaaacattgtgtgtgttgaCACCACCGGTACCTCCATCAAGATCATTGATTTCGGATTGGCCAGCAGGCTCG aTGGCAACACGCCTCTGAAGGTGATGCACGGGACTCCAGAGTTTGTGGCACCTGAAGTGATCAGCTTTGAGCCCGTGTGTTTGGCCACTGACATGTGGAGCATCGGTGTCATCTGTTACATACT GCTGAGTGGTGAGTCTCCCTTCCAGGGTAACAGCGATGCAGAGACCCTGGCTTTGgttacagcagcacagtgggAGTTTGATGAGGAGAGCTTTGATGAGATTACAGAGGAGGCCAAAAATTTCATCAGCTCCTTGCTCAGCAAGGACACCAG GCGGAGGATGTCCTGTGAGGAGGCACTTGCCCACCCTTGGATGGCAGCATTTGACTCTGGAGATCTCACCAATACCAAGAATCTTTCcaaagagaagatgaaaagGTTTCTGGCCAGGCAGAAGTGGAAG AAAGCAGGTAAGGCCTTGTTGGCCTTGAAGAGGATGGCGCTGCTGTCTAAAAGTGACAGCACCACATCTCCTACCAGCCCTGGGGAAG ACTCACCCCTGAGCCCGGAGGCAGAGCATGCCCTGCAGTCTCTTGAGCGCAAGATGCAGGGCCCACCCCAGTTCACCCAGAGCCTGGAGGACCAGACTGTAACTCAGGGATCCAGTGCCCGTCTGTCATGTCACCTCACAG GATATCCTGACCCTGAGGTAGTGTGGCTGTGTGGGGAAGAGCCGGTGGAGGAGTCGCCCTCAGTGCAGATAGAGTACGAGGAAGATGGCCGTTGTACCCTGGTCCTAGCCAAAGCTGGCCCAGGTGACACCAACATTTACACCTGTCGAGCCACCAATGACCATGGAGAGACTTCCTGCTCAGCCAAACTCACTGTTCAAAAGTAG
- the fzd2 gene encoding frizzled-2 — MCYCGRLDNEGLGVVEKKKKSASSFHSGDQAPGEQLSCRDCQNFYFRKVTPTRETTRRTDDTNQRHLQQVYRAKVVVLNCGEMGFCQTWCVALLLPLLIAAQYQGDNGIVVPEHGFCQPISIPLCTDIAYNQTIMPNLVGHYNQEDAGLEVHQFYPLVKVQCSPELKFFLCSMYAPVCTVLEKAIPPCRSICERAKQGCEALMNKFGFQWPERLRCENFPVLGDEQQICVGQNDSSAATVPPIIHVPGTQDPPVVPAHDRPFRCPPVLKVPPYLNYKFLEESDCAAPCEPTRSGGNMFFTDKEIHFSRIWILVWSVLCCASTLFTVTTYLVDMQRFRYPERPIIFLSGCYTMVSIAYIAGYFLGDKVVCNESFAPDGYKTIVQGTKKEGCTILFMMLYFFSMASSIWWVILSLTWFLAAGMKWGHEAIEANSQYFHLAAWAVPAIKTISILAIGQIEGDVLSGVCFVSLSNLDPLRGFVLAPLFIYLFIGTSFLLAGFVSLFRIRTIMKHDGTKTEKLERLMVRIGVFSVLYTVPATIVIACFFYEQAFRSHWERSWVSHNCRGLAIPCPLQTGPRMTPDFTVYMIKYLMTLIVGITSGFWIWSGKTLHSWHKFYTRLTNGKHGETTV; from the coding sequence ATGTGCTATTGTGGTCGCCTTGACAATGAGGGGCTCGGAGTTgtcgaaaagaaaaaaaagtcagccagCAGTTTTCACAGCGGAGACCAGGCACCAGGAGAACAGCTTTCCTGTCGCGACTGCCAGAATTTTTACTTTAGAAAAGTTACTCCCACTCGAGAAACTACTCGCAGAACTGATGATACAAACCAAAGACATCTACAGCAAGTTTATCGGGCTAAAGTTGTTGTCTTAAACTGTGGGGAAATGGGTTTTTGCCAGACGTGGTGTGTTGCgctcctgctgcctctgctgatAGCAGCTCAGTACCAAGGGGACAACGGGATAGTCGTCCCGGAACATGGATTCTGTCAGCCGATTTCGATTCCCCTGTGCACGGACATAGCCTACAACCAGACCATCATGCCAAACTTGGTGGGCCACTACAACCAGGAGGACGCAGGGCTCGAGGTGCACCAGTTCTACCCGCTCGTGAAGGTACAGTGTTCGCCGGAGCTGAAATTCTTCCTGTGCTCCATGTACGCGCCCGTCTGCACGGTTCTGGAGAAGGCCATTCCTCCGTGCAGGTCCATCTGCGAGCGAGCCAAGCAGGGCTGCGAGGCTCTCATGAACAAGTTCGGCTTCCAGTGGCCGGAGCGACTGCGCTGCGAGAACTTCCCCGTGCTGGGGGACGAGCAGCAGATCTGTGTGGGCCAGAACGACTCCTCCGCCGCCACCGTCCCACCCATCATTCACGTCCCGGGGACCCAAGATCCCCCCGTGGTCCCCGCGCACGACAGGCCCTTCCGGTGTCCGCCTGTTCTCAAAGTGCCCCCCTATCTGAATTATAAGTTTTTGGAGGAGAGTGATTGTGCTGCTCCCTGTGAGCCCACCAGGAGCGGTGGGAACATGTTCTTCACTGACAAAGAGATCCACTTCTCCCGCATATGGATTCTGGTGTGGTCTGTGCTTTGCTGCGCATCTACATTATTCACTGTAACCACCTATTTAGTGGACATGCAGCGCTTTAGGTACCCTGAGCGGCCTATCATCTTCCTGTCTGGCTGCTACACCATGGTCTCCATAGCCTACATAGCTGGCTACTTCCTGGGGGACAAGGTGGTGTGCAACGAGAGCTTCGCCCCTGATGGCTATAAAACCATCGTCCAAGGTACCAAAAAGGAAGGCTGCACCATCCTCTTCATGATGCTCTACTTCTTCAGCATGGCCAGCTCCATCTGGTGGGTCATCCTGTCACTCACCTGGTTCCTGGCCGCGGGCATGAAGTGGGGCCACGAGGCCATTGAGGCCAACTCCCAGTATTTTCATCTAGCAGCCTGGGCAGTGCCGGCCATCAAGACCATCAGCATCCTGGCCATCGGGCAGATCGAGGGTGACGTGCTGAGCGGCGTCTGCTTCGTCAGCCTCAGCAACCTGGACCCCCTCCGTGGCTTTGTGTTGGCCCCTCTCTTCATCTATCTCTTCATCGGCACCTCTTTCCTGCTGGCTGGTTTTGTGTCGCTGTTCCGGATCCGCACCATCATGAAGCATGACGGCACCAAGACAGAGAAGCTGGAGCGGCTCATGGTGCGGATCGGCGTGTTCAGCGTGCTCTACACTGTGCCTGCCACCATTGTGATCGCCTGCTTCTTCTACGAGCAGGCCTTCCGTTCCCACTGGGAGCGCAGCTGGGTGAGCCATAACTGCAGGGGCCTGGCCATCCCCTGCCCTTTGCAGACCGGGCCCCGCATGACCCCGGACTTCACCGTCTACATGATCAAGTATCTGATGACACTGATAGTGGGTATCACCTCTGGTTTCTGGATCTGGTCTGGAAAGACTCTACACTCCTGGCACAAGTTCTACACAAGGCTGACGAACGGCAAACACGGAGAGACCACTGTGTAG